In Gossypium arboreum isolate Shixiya-1 chromosome 5, ASM2569848v2, whole genome shotgun sequence, a single genomic region encodes these proteins:
- the LOC108452469 gene encoding uncharacterized protein LOC108452469: MAEEVEEFQESEVIFSDLRSCRYEEADDGCFGFSKRLNSGKFEKNSTEKKMADCSLPVNVSRRRRHCFTVFDYGGEADELEGGELVPPHVILESRVAGKMAFSVCSGNGRTLKGRDLCQVRNSVLRMTGFLEA; the protein is encoded by the coding sequence ATGGCTGAAGAGGTAGAAGAATTCCAAGAGTCGGAGGTTATATTTTCCGATCTCCGTAGCTGCCGTTACGAGGAGGCTGATGATGGGTGCTTCGGATTCTCTAAAAGACTGAACTCCGGTAAGTTCGAGAAAAACAGTACCGAGAAGAAGATGGCAGACTGTTCGCTTCCTGTTAACGTTTCGCGCCGCCGTCGGCACTGTTTTACTGTTTTTGATTACGGCGGCGAAGCCGATGAATTGGAGGGAGGGGAATTAGTGCCACCGCATGTGATATTGGAGAGCAGAGTTGCTGGGAAAATGGCGTTTTCGGTTTGTAGTGGCAATGGAAGGACGCTTAAAGGAAGGGATTTGTGTCAAGTTCGAAATTCGGTTCTTAGAATGACTGGGTTTTTAGAAGCATAA
- the LOC108489951 gene encoding pentatricopeptide repeat-containing protein At4g18975, chloroplastic-like isoform X1, with the protein MAYGCIHSRSYPLSTWSKNKVQGNEVAFSLGYGFSICRTPNVKCSQKLGEQSLSISRAVEKKPVKKSGKNEHHLWKKRDSAGSGQKALNLVRIVSQLPSEKETVYGALDKWVAWETEFPLIAAAKALRILRKRSQWLRVIQVAKWMLSKGQGATMGTYDTLLLAFDMDNRVDEAESLWNMVLHTHNRSISKRLFSRMISLFDHHSMPEKIIEVFADMEELCVRPDENTVRKVARAFQELGQEDKQKLILRRYISKWKYIHFNGERVRVKRHTSDEE; encoded by the exons ATGGCTTATGGTTGTATTCATTCAAGAAGTTATCCATTATCTACATGGTCCAAAAACAAG GTTCAAGGAAACGAAGTAGCTTTTTCTTTAGGTTATGGGTTTTCAATTTGCAGAACTCCCAATGTTAAATGTTCACAAAAGCTGGGTGAACAATCACTGAGCATTTCCAGAGCTGTTGAGAA GAAACCAGTGAAGAAATCTGGAAAGAACGAGCATCACTTGTGGAAGAAAAGAGATTCAGCTGGCTCAGGACAAAAGGCACTCAATCTTGTTAGAATT GTTTCTCAACTTCCCAGTGAAAAAGAGACTGTTTATGGAGCATTGGACAAATGGGTGGCTTGGGAGACTGAGTTTCCATTGATTGCAGCTGCAAAAGCTTTACGAATTTTGAGGAAGAGGAGCCAATGGCTGCGTGTTATTCAA GTGGCAAAGTGGATGTTGAGCAAAGGCCAAGGAGCTACGATGGGTACATATGACACCCTTCTACTTGCTTTTGATATGGATAATAGAGTGGATGAGGCTGAATCATTGTGGAACATGGTTTTACATACACACAATCGTTCTATCTCAAAGCGATTGTTTTCTAGGATGATTTCTTTATTTGATCATCATAGCATGCCAGAGAAGATAATAGAG gTATTTGCAGACATGGAGGAGTTATGTGTCAGACCAGATGAAAACACAGTCAGGAAAGTAGCTCGTGCCTTTCAGGAACTCGGCCAAGAAGACAAGCAGAAGTTGATTCTTAGAAGATACATAAGCAAATGGAAATATATCCACTTTAATGGCGAACGGGTTAGAGTGAAAAGACATACATCAGATGAAGAATGA
- the LOC108489951 gene encoding pentatricopeptide repeat-containing protein At4g18975, chloroplastic-like isoform X2 produces the protein MAYGCIHSRSYPLSTWSKNKVQGNEVAFSLGYGFSICRTPNVKCSQKLGEQSLSISRAVEKKPVKKSGKNEHHLWKKRDSAGSGQKALNLVRIVSQLPSEKETVYGALDKWVAWETEFPLIAAAKALRILRKRSQWLRVIQVAKWMLSKGQGATMGTYDTLLLAFDMDNRVDEAESLWNMVLHTHNRSISKRLFSRMISLFDHHSMPEKIIETWRSYVSDQMKTQSGK, from the exons ATGGCTTATGGTTGTATTCATTCAAGAAGTTATCCATTATCTACATGGTCCAAAAACAAG GTTCAAGGAAACGAAGTAGCTTTTTCTTTAGGTTATGGGTTTTCAATTTGCAGAACTCCCAATGTTAAATGTTCACAAAAGCTGGGTGAACAATCACTGAGCATTTCCAGAGCTGTTGAGAA GAAACCAGTGAAGAAATCTGGAAAGAACGAGCATCACTTGTGGAAGAAAAGAGATTCAGCTGGCTCAGGACAAAAGGCACTCAATCTTGTTAGAATT GTTTCTCAACTTCCCAGTGAAAAAGAGACTGTTTATGGAGCATTGGACAAATGGGTGGCTTGGGAGACTGAGTTTCCATTGATTGCAGCTGCAAAAGCTTTACGAATTTTGAGGAAGAGGAGCCAATGGCTGCGTGTTATTCAA GTGGCAAAGTGGATGTTGAGCAAAGGCCAAGGAGCTACGATGGGTACATATGACACCCTTCTACTTGCTTTTGATATGGATAATAGAGTGGATGAGGCTGAATCATTGTGGAACATGGTTTTACATACACACAATCGTTCTATCTCAAAGCGATTGTTTTCTAGGATGATTTCTTTATTTGATCATCATAGCATGCCAGAGAAGATAATAGAG ACATGGAGGAGTTATGTGTCAGACCAGATGAAAACACAGTCAGGAAAGTAG